One Fundulus heteroclitus isolate FHET01 unplaced genomic scaffold, MU-UCD_Fhet_4.1 scaffold_82, whole genome shotgun sequence DNA segment encodes these proteins:
- the LOC105930789 gene encoding uncharacterized protein KIAA2026 isoform X2 produces MDQKDASDQITAACGKRVLRSPDLASTEQNSPTREPAARTPSETKRISGVSGEPVRAEGRHSNGTWEPEAVVPLRSPGRDGPSTPSGSVEDDMSYEVQQAYKIFTGFLSDKHKGITGTFLQPIGHRDAQHGTEGARGQVHSLLRQSMCLRRIEEKFVSQQYESITEFVADFRLMLENCYRYYGVDHWVSKQGQKLEIMLEQKLTLLSRVLREKTSLAVTSKGRFGAEEERGSGGTSTRRRQASRYLATVSGAGHESVMVRTLRQEEQQRVKEEKRQRELEKKEAEEMSAKEVEEWEQNLLSQAAPHTVGTLWELPAIGHFLCLAQTALNLPEIVFFELERCLLMPRCSPLLSKVMSTLLSPPQRRATLQRRPALPYRRWESELRQRVAGWYRAVGASHNQPRHAEQLGLCHQFFGVLGEASPLEETPFHLLPFHQRVWLLKGLCDHVYETQKDVQDAVLAQPIHECRESILGYDSKENAYIHFPHFCGADLRIYRQSPGAPPAFPFPSLLVRRVDVKPATDGEASAEAKSEADPDDGRDGARMDTGEDFGSTSVGARVFKKENGDREEGKGVQSLSAMDVSQSESSDGDSCEDSKSDVKKQTNSSSGSLKAEASGVARSSKQERVFSFDSERAIKAEAAGLNVAEHSYTGRSAPSAVTPEEASRACGPQTPPRSDRLKADIRDAKSARLSPEAGRQPSEERADDKIWTKRKKRKKKRARDQPPGEEREEKRPQPADGWSPPPAEAAGAVAPKVATTIKRREKKKKDKTGKNPDSLKKIKEESPPAVSFKLVCSNLDELRELISKTEDELDELESMKKRLGRWYYKKEAVKELHSTLIRLLNELLPWEPKLVKAYQRNRLRLKKECDDFKKHPEYNNFVREECLSSSSSSSSSSSDDDEDDYEETDMEKIHRADLEEEDQEHVVPRGLWSGDWRREATPGPVPQSPSGDPSWAAGVPPHSSASPVLNPTCKLPPGYTPIPTLLAKSVGNKVTLMRRPTHFPAASTAVSLPNSAVTDPKAQSFPSGGNQVSRQATAKAPLQTDALPKAPQGTPSQTEPQSPVQVVCKVSGGVGHLVKTDGSSQVRIPAHSVVDKTTVEKVMQQVLFLPSTHLIQKHEAKAAPGSPQHPNVLQGAASKAAAPVCMSTDVPGFSIPDGRIPVQQVAPLAEARRPGNPAPAGPPTLQPGAPNPVRLKGPQVCTVKASTVKGGPPGPSAEADRLTEPKQELKTVCIRDSQSILVTTRGGNTGIVKVQTSSEQNSLGSFPTSPVITISPQLKAFLVSKTSPPTASVAAQTSLALPAPGPAPSVTSSSQTRGLAGKTGAAAALSRFSGVSTAVTKISPPVNSPACSSPFPPSASKNPAVAPSPSSSGVSNEPAGRTGVKRSSTEEMSQFTKYILVTSSSNHPASKETPSSGSGVVAVGQPAATAAGAFMGASPKQMTGAGGGQALVAPLSGPAVKMGTSAAKPVACVSSEPLASGCPLQAGVALPLLGKSPTMGQTVVAPSHSPSKASPLPPSGAPTDAASAGPAPLTNLFTVTSCSPQLDARTSLPALSPTQAAPSTSVISQTSRPAAHTAATLLAENVNGKERRVPAAALSSSSAAQVTTRTGACTAQTRAAFLDQKPLHGKSATGESGAATCNTTSAPTAHSATSTCATGPVTQRIIINTSTHLTAGTQIVLNNACFVVPPQGLAPGSHVLIISNPAPQVPATSAEAVLPPKGTSPAATITPQAPGLSQSAARLPGMPAVSSPFVACTPALGQPLLPSTPHVAPFRLTGAPGAGSALIPSKTNVVSALPRLPPAHGCNFVLPSVCASALISSPPRLGSVPVLPSPVKTTTPSLGSALPTVRVTGGTGTKTIYSSAVTSAVSTSSPRLPEALSALPVLLSSSAGAFHSPVTPAPAAVSAASPITNTAALRGDSVQAGPGKVPTRTTGPFVHPVLSGARTQELPTVAVPPILSPAARSQALPVATVPPIGSTTISTFEAAPPASTALITPPVASPVTKSTVSPPVLSTNQALRANPVQTSASGLNANSPSKLLISTDGAVLSAVRCQVDQPGTTACPKPRDALVVPPNGSSGLLQTRDSTSQPRHGDAN; encoded by the exons GGTGCTGCGAGAGAAGACGTCCCTGGCAGTGACCTCTAAAGGCCGTTTCGGGGCAGAGGAGGAGCGGGGCTCCGGGGGGACCTCCACTCGGAGGAGGCAGGCATCCCGCTATCTCGCCACCGTTAGCGGCGCGGGCCACGAGTCTGTCATGGTACGGACGCTACGTCAGGAAGAACAGCAGAGGGTCAAGGAGGAGAAGAG GCAACGCGAGCTCGAGAAGAAAGAAGCCGAAGAGATGTCAGCCaaggaggtggaggagtggGAGCAGAACCTGCTGTCCCAGGCTGCCCCCCACACGGTGGGCACGCTGTGGGAGCTCCCTGCCATCGGGCACTTCCTCTGCCTCGCCCAGACGGCCCTCAACCTCCCCGAGATCGTGTTCTTCGAGCTGGAGCGGTGCCTGCTGATGCCGCGCTGCAGCCCGCTCCTCTCCAAGGTCATGTCCACCCTGCTGTCGCCGCCGCAGAGGAGGGCCACCCTGCAGCGGCGGCCGGCGCTGCCGTACCGCCGCTGGGAGTCGGAGCTGAGGCAGCGCGTCGCCGGCTGGTACCGGGCCGTCGGCGCCTCCCACAATCAGCCGCGGCACGCCGAGCAGCTGGGCCTCTGCCACCAGTTCTTCGGCGTCCTGGGAGAGGCCAGTCCGCTGGAGGAGACGCCCTTCCACCTGCTGCCCTTCCACCAGCGGGTGTGGCTCCTCAAGGGGCTGTGCGACCACGTGTACGAGACGCAGAAGGACGTGCAGGACGCCGTGCTGGCCCAGCCCATCCACGAATGCAGGGAGTCCATCCTGGGCTACGACAGCAAGGAGAACGCCTACATACATTTCCCACATTTCTGCGGCGCCGACCTGAGGATCTACCGCCAGAGCCCCGGCGCCCCGCCCGCGTTTCCTTTCCCGTCGCTGCTGGTGAGGAGAGTGGACGTGAAACCGGCGACAGACGGGGAGGCGTCGGCCGAAGCCAAGAGCGAGGCGGACCCAGACGACGGCCGCGACGGCGCCCGGATGGATACGGGGGAGGATTTTGGGAGCACATCCGTGGGGGCGCGcgtttttaaaaaggagaacGGGGATAGGGAGGAAGGTAAAGGAGTTCAATCACTGTCGGCGATGGATGTTTCTCAGTCTGAATCCTCCGACGGCGACTCCTGTGAAGACTCTAAATCAGAcgtaaaaaaacagacaaactcgTCATCCGGGAGTTTGAAGGCGGAGGCTTCAGGTGTGGCACGGTCGTCTAAGCAGGAGCGGGTCTTCTCCTTTGATTCAGAGCGCGCCATCAAGGCAGAAGCGGCGGGTCTGAACGTAGCAGAGCACAGCTACACGGGCCGGTCCGCCCCGTCCGCCGTCACACCGGAGGAGGCGAGTCGCGCCTGCGGGCCTCAAACGCCTCCCCGTTCGGATCGCCTCAAAGCCGACATCCGTGACGCCAAGTCGGCTCGCTTGTCCCCCGAGGCCGGCCGACAGCCGAGCGAGGAGAGGGCGGACGACAAGATCTGGACTAAGAGAAAGAAGCGGAAGAAAAAGCGAGCGAGGGATCAGCCGCCgggggaggagagagaggagaagcgGCCGCAGCCCGCGGACGGCTGGAGTCCGCCTCCTGCCGAGGCCGCCGGGGCCGTGGCTCCTAAAGTCGCCACAACAATCAAGAggagggagaagaagaagaaggataAAACCG GAAAAAACCCAGATTCCCTGAAAAAGATTAAAGAAGAATCGCCTCCCGCGGTTTCATTCAAG TTGGTGTGCAGCAATCTAGATGAACTGCGAGAGCTGATCAGTAAGACGGAGGACGAGCTCGACGAACTGGAGAGCATGAAAAAGAGACTG GGCCGATGGTACTACAAGAAAGAAGCCGTGAAAGAGCTCCACAGCACTCTCATCAGACTCCTGAACGAACTTTTACCCTGGGAACCCAAACTTGTCAAGGCCTACCAAAGAAACAG GCTTCGCTTAAAGAAGGAATGCGACGATTTTAAGAAGCACCCAGAGTACAACAACTTTGTGCGTGAGGAGTGTCTGTCTTCCtcgtcgtcctcctcctcctcatcatcagaTGACGACGAGGATGATTACGAGGAAACAGACATGGAGAAAATTCACCGTGCAGATCTGGAAGAAGAGGACCAGGAGCACGTTGTTCCCAGAGGCCTTTGGAGTGGAG ACTGGAGAAGAGAAGCGACGCCTGGACCCGTCCCGCAAAGTCCGTCAGGAGATCCGTCGTGGGCAGCCGGAGTCCCGCCGCACTCCTCGGCGTCCCCCGTCCTGAACCCGACGTGTAAACTGCCCCCGGGCTACACGCCCATCCCCACCCTGCTGGCTAAAAGCGTGGGCAACAAAGTGACCTTGATGAGACGACCGACACATTTCCCGGCTGCGTCCACTGCGGTTTCTCTGCCCAACTCCGCAGTGACTGATCCAAAAGCACAAAGTTTCCCATCTGGTGGCAACCAGGTGTCCCGACAGGCGACGGCCAAAGCACCACTACAGACAGACGCGCTTCCCAAAGCACCACAGGGCACGCCGTCCCAAACTGAGCCGCAAAGTCCCGTCCAGGTGGTGTGTAAGGTGTCTGGGGGGGTGGGTCACCTCGTCAAAACAGACGGCAGCAGCCAAGTCAGGATCCCCGCTCACTCTGTTGTGGACAAGACTACTGTAGAAAAGGTTATGCAGCAGGTATTGTTTCTGCCTTCCACCCATCTTATTCAAAAACACGAGGCGAAGGCGGCCCCCGGAAGCCCCCAGCATCCCAATGTCCTTCAGGGCGCAGCCTCCAAGGCGGCCGCTCCTGTTTGTATGTCGACCGACGTGCCTGGGTTCAGCATTCCCGACGGCAGGATCCCTGTTCAGCAAGTAGCCCCGCTCGCAGAAGCAAGGAGGCCGGGGAATCCTGCTCCCGCCGGTCCCCCTACGCTGCAGCCGGGGGCCCCCAACCCCGTCAGACTCAAGGGGCCACAGGTTTGCACCGTCAAAGCCAGCACTGTGAAAGGCGGCCCGCCCGGCCCGTCCGCCGAGGCCGACAGGCTCACGGAGCCCAAGCAGGAGCTGAAGACCGTGTGCATCCGCGACTCCCAGTCCATCCTGGTGACGACCAGGGGGGGCAACACGGGCATCGTCAAAGTCCAGACGTCTTCAGAGCAGAACTCGCTGGGCTCTTTCCCTACAAGTCCTGTCATCACGATATCGCCTCAGTTAAAAGCCTTCCTGGTATCCAAGACGTCGCCTCCCACCGCTTCTGTTGCCGCTCAGACATCCCTAGCGTTGCCCGCCCCCGGCCCTGCACCCTCAGTCACGAGTAGCAGTCAGACAAGAGGGCTCGCAGGCAAGACGGGCGCCGCCGCTGCTTTGAGCCGATTCTCCGGCGTTTCCACTGCCGTAACCAAGATTTCCCCGCCGGTCAACTCACCCGCTTGCAGTTCTCCTTTCCCGCCTTCAGCGTCGAAGAACCCGGCGGTCGCCCCTTCCCCGAGCAGTTCCGGTGTTTCAAACGAACCCGCCGGCAGGACTGGAGTAAAACGGAGCAGTACAGAGGAGATGTCCCAGTTCACTAAATACATCCTAGTCACTTCATCTTCAAACCATCCCGCGTCAAAGGAGACGCCCTCCTCTGGTTCAGGAGTCGTCGCCGTCGGCCAGCCGGCAGCGACGGCGGCCGGCGCCTTCATGGGAGCCAGTCCGAAGCAGATGACGGGGGCTGGAGGTGGACAAGCGCTGGTCGCGCCGTTATCAGGTCCGGCTGTGAAAATGGGGACAAGTGCAGCCAAACCTGTCGCCTGTGTGAGCTCAGAGCCGTTGGCCAGCGGCTGTCCCCTCCAAGCAG GTGTTGCACTCCCGTTGTTGGGAAAGTCACCAACAATGGGGCAGACCGTCGTCGCTCCGTCTCACTCCCCCTCCAAGGCCTCGCCCCTGCCTCCGTCAGGCGCTCCCACAGACGCCGCCTCTGCCGGACCGGCCCCGCTAACAAACTTATTTACCGTCACGAGTTGTTCCCCCCAGCTCGACGCTCGCACGTCTCTCCCGGCTCTTTCGCCGACCCAGGCCGCTCCTTCCACCTCCGTGATCTCGCAGACGAGCCGCCCTGCCGCCCACACCGCCGCCACTCTGCTCGCAGAGAACGTAAACGGCAAAGAACGCCGTGTCCCTGCAGCTGCGCTGTCCAGCAGCTCTGCGGCTCAGGTAACCACGAGGACGGGGGCGTGCACAGCCCAAACGCGCGCAGCCTTTCTTGACCAGAAGCCTTTGCACGGCAAAAGCGCCACGGGCGAGTCTGGCGCGGCCACCTGTAATACAACCTCTGCACCCACCGCCCACTCGGCGACCTCGACCTGCGCGACCGGCCCGGTTACACAAAGGATAATCATCAACACTTCCACGCACCTTACAGCTGGAACCCAAATCGTCCTTAATAACGCATGTTTTGTAGTCCCGCCCCAGGGTTTGGCTCCCGGCAGCCATGTCCTCATCATCTCTAATCCTGCTCCACAAGTGCCTGCCACCAGCGCTGAGGCAGTTTTACCCCCTAAAGGGACGAGCCCCGCCGCCACCATAACTCCTCAGGCGCCTGGTTTATCCCAGTCTGCAGCCAGGCTGCCCGGCATGCCCGCCGTAAGCTCCCCGTTTGTAGCGTGCACGCCTGCGCTCGGTCAGCCGTTGCTGCCAAGCACTCCTCACGTCGCTCCGTTCAGACTTACAGGAGCGCCCGGCGCGGGCTCCGCACTCATTCCCAGTAAGACCAACGTGGTGTCGGCTCTGCCCAGGCTCCCGCCCGCCCACGGATGTAACTTTGTGCTCCCTTCGGTATGTGCGTCCGCTCTGATCTCCTCGCCGCCACGCTTAGGCAGCGTACCCGTCTTGCCTTCGCCGGTTAAAACTACAACTCCTTCCCTCGGTTCAGCACTTCCTACAGTCAGGGTCACCGGTGGTACAGGGACAAAAACTATTTATTCCTCCGCCGTAACGTCTGCAGTCTCCACCTCCTCGCCCAGGTTGCCAGAAGCTCTGTCCGCCCTGCCCGTCTTGCTCAGCTCATCAGCCGGTGCCTTTCACAGCCCCGTCACGCCGGCTCCTGCAGCCGTCTCCGCCGCTTCCCCGATAACAAACACAGCGGCTTTGCGTGGGGACTCAGTGCAGGCAGGACCAGGGAAGGTGCCGACCAGGACAACGGGGCCGTTTGTTCATCCCGTGCTCTCTGGCGCCCGGACACAAGAGCTGCCGACGGTGGCCGTCCCGCCGATCTTGAGTCCAGCGGCCAGGAGCCAAGCACTGCCCGTCGCCACCGTTCCGCCGATCGGGAGCACCACCATCAGCACCTTCGAAGCGGCTCCACCAGCTAGCACCGCGCTAATTACTCCGCCTGTCGCGTCGCCGGTGACTAAAAGCACCGTCAGTCCGCCTGTTTTATCGACCAACCAAGCACTTAGAGCAAACCCTGTGCAGACGTCGGCCTCTGGTCTGAATGCCAATTCCCCATCCAAGCTGCTCATCAGCACCGACGGCGCCGTGCTGAGCGCTGTCCGGTGCCAGGTGGACCAACCAGGGACGACCGCGTGCCCCAAACCCCGGGACGCTCTGGTGGTTCCTCCCAACGGCTCCAGCGGTTTACTACAAACACGCGATTCCACTTCACAGCCTCGTCACGGCGACGCGAATTAA